The following nucleotide sequence is from Triticum dicoccoides isolate Atlit2015 ecotype Zavitan chromosome 7B, WEW_v2.0, whole genome shotgun sequence.
CGAGTCCTGCCGCTGCGACGCCGACGCCGACTTCTTCAGGATCCCCCTCGGCTCGCCGTCGAACACGCACGCCGTCTTGGTGGGAGTAGCTGGCTCCTGCCGGCGCGACTCCGATGCCGACTTCTTCAGGACCCCCCTCGCCTCGCCCTCGAACACGAACGCCATCTTGACCGGCAGGTCCGCGTCGTCCGCGCAGCTGATCTTGGGCACCTCCATCGCGAAGTCCATGTCGACGTGCGCCGGCACGACCCTCAccggatgcggcggcggcggcgggctccacGACCCGCACTCGAACCTCTCCAGCTCCGCCATCCGCGACACGCTGCTCCGCCGCCTCGCCCCCGAATGCTGCCTCTGTATGCTCGACACGACGGCCGCCGCGGACGGTGATCCCGGCTTCTTCTTGGCGAAGCCGGGGATGAACATGCACAGCACGCCGCACGTGAAGCTTTGCtcggcctcgtcggcggcctcgaCGTTGGGGACCTCGTCGTCGTGCGGCGCCATCGACCTCCCCTCGGCGCGGGACGCGCTCCTCGAGAGCGTGGTGGGAGCCGCGGACGGCGAGGCGGCATAGCTGGCGAGCGCGGCGGAGTGCTGCCGCGCGAGGGAGTGCAGGGCCATGACCGTGTCGAGGCTGGGCGCGGCGGGCTCGTCCCGCTTGGCCGTGGCGCTGTGGACGGGGGAGGAGGTCGCGGAGCAAGGCAGGCTGGCGCCGACGAACGTGGGCCGGCGTAGCGGCGGCAGGAGCGGGGACGACTGCGCGACCACCTCCGTGAGCACGGACGGCGCGGAGAGGGGCGAGTCCGGGTCGGCCACCATGCCCAGGTGCCGCAACGAGACCGGGTCCACGGGGATCTGCCGCTCGTCCTCCATCGACGGCGACACCGGGCTCTTGCTGCCGTCCTCCGCTGCGGCCTCTCGCGGTCGTGTTGCCGCCGTACTGCTCACGGCCGGACCGGACACGGGCTCGTCGGCGGACTGCATGGTGGGCGTTGTTGTGCGCTCCTAGGATGGGCTAACTACTCCGGCTGCGGTGCCTGCACGAACTGAACTGGCGAGCTGGCGCAATACATACGCGCGGGACGCTTAAAAGAAAGGGAAATGAATCAACTAGTATTTGACTTTGGGTTGTGCGTGCTTGGTATCGTCGTAGTGGAGAGCATGAACTGGCATAGGGGCGGCATGCTCTGGTGCATGGACGCTACTACTCCTAATTCGTGGCGGCTTAGTGGTTCACCATGTCCATGTGTTTTGTTCTTCTTTCCGAGAAAACTTCGGCGCAGGAACGGGTCAGCTCCCGGCCAAAGGGCGCCAAGGGCAACCTCCCTGCTCTCCAACGCGCGCAACTCTTGCTGGCCCAGAAGAACATGGAGACCGAAGGTAACCCCCTATCCCGTTTTACGATTTTCGACAATTACTCGGATGAGTGCCTTGGTAGTATTTTAGGGGATAGTGGGGTTGATCTGTCTGATGAGGGTGAGGCCCGAGAGCTCCTGTCTCTCATTCGCTCTAAGGAGATCGCGCAGGCCGCGCTTgcccaggcggcggcggcacgCGCTGCGACGGCACCAGAAGAGGCAGGGGCTTCTCTGGTCCCGGTCGCCCGGCACGATCGGGCGGACACAGCAGCAGGGGCTGCACGGTCCCCCCTAGCCCGTGGTCCTGTGAGGACACGGCGAGTGGCCAAGGCGGTTACCGCTCGTGGTATCCGCCTCCGCAATCGCATAATCTAAATGCGTTTCCTATTCTGGAACATCCGAGGCTACGGCCACGTTGGGAGGCGGACCCAGCTTAACGAGTTCATTCGCGGCAAAAACATCGATGTAGTTGGTCTGCAGGAAACCATCAAGGCTGATTTCTCTCACCGAGACCTACTCGCCATCGACCCGCTCGAACGCTTCGTGTGGCACTGGGTGCCAGCGATTGGCCACTCTGGGGGCATGCTACTTGGCATCAGCCATGTGTGCTGCGAGGTGGTGGCTTGGGACGCCGGTCGGTTTTTCGTGTCGGCTCATGTCCGCCCCGTGCGTCGCTCCGCAAGTGGGAGATTATAGTGGTCTACGGCCCGGCAGATCATTCTCACTCGCATGAGTTCTTGGGGGAACTTCAGGAAAAGGTTGCGGCCTTGGGTGTTCGCAACCTACCCCTCATCGTGGGAGGGGATTTTAACCTCATCCGTTCGGGAGCGGATAAGAACAACGGGATTATTAACtggacaagggtgtccatgttCAATAATGCGATTGCTTCTATGGCCCTTAGGGAAGTGGCTCGCGTGGGCGCACGCTATACCTGGACAAACAAGCAACTCTCACCGGTCCGGTCGGTGCTGGACCGTGTTTTCATGTCCGCGGAGTGGGAGATGCTCTTCCCCATGTGCTCACTTCACGCTGAAATGAGGATCGGGTCGGATCACGTCCCTCTTATCCTCTCCTCGGGGGAGGACCGGTTAAAACGAAGCCCACGGTTTTTCTTTGAAACTGCTTGGTTTGAAAACCCGGAATTTGAACAAATCTTCCTCTCCAAATGGGAGTCCTGTGTGGCCCGGATACGGCACGCGAGAGGGCCCATGGATTTCTGGATCTCCGCAGGGGCGGGGTTGCGCGCGGCCCTCAAAGGTTGGGGGGCCAACCAGGGCCGCGAGGATAAGTTGCTCCGAGCCCGTTTGGTGACGGACCTCGACCGTATGGACGCGGCTGCGGACGTACGGGTTTTCTCGGAGCAAGAATGGGCCGAGCGGTACGCTGTTGAGGCCCAGGTTGAGGCCCTCCTCCGTGCAGAGGAGGAGTACTGGCGTAGGAGGGGTGGAATAAAGTGGACGCTCGAAGGGGACGCAAACACAAAATACTTCCATGCTTATGCCAATGGCCGGCGACGTAAGTGTGCCATTCTGAGGTTGCAATCGGAGCAGGGGCTCCTATTGCGCCAACAGGACATAGTCCGGCACATTTACGATTTCTACATCAAGCTGCTGGGCTCCAGGGAGGAGTCCAGGGATCGCCTACGGGCGGATATCTGGGATCCCGCTCTGCTGGTCTCGGATGAAGAGAACGAAGGCTTGGGCCTCGCCTTCCTTCCTCAGGAAATCGACCAGGCGATCCTGGGGATGAAATCTGACACGGCACCCGGCCCggatgggtggccggtggcgatgttcaATTTTTTTTGGCAAGTCCTCAAGGGCCCCATTTTCGAGGTGTGTAACGGGTTTATGCGTGGCACTGTGGACATATCGCGCCTTAACTTTGGGGTTCTTTCGCTTATCCCCAAAGTTCAGGGCGCGGACAATATTAGACTTTTTCGTCCCATAGCGCTTATCAACGTCCCGTCCAAAATCTGCTCTAAGGCTTGTTCTACGCGCTTGTCTCCGGTGGCCCATCATATTATTAGTAGGAATCAAACGGCGTTTATTCGTGGTCGCAACATTTTGGAGGGCCCGTTGGCCCTACAAGAGATCGTTCACTCGCTCAAGCGTAGCCGCCAGCCGGCAATACTTCTGAAATTAGAGTTCGAGAAGGCGTACGACCGAGTGAACTGGGAGTTCCTCCGACAAATCCTTCTGGATCGAGGGTTTTCGGCAGTTTGGGTTCACCGTATGATGCAATTGGTCTCGGGAGGCCAAACGGCGATTGCGGTGAACGGAGAAGTtgggaacttcttccgcaacaaaCGTGGGCTGCGTCAAGGGGACCCAGCCTCACCGTTGCTTTTCAACTTTGTGGCAGATGCATTGGGCGTCATGCTAGACAAAGCTCGCGTTGCTGGCCACATCAGGGGAGTGGTCGGCAATCTGATCCCTGGAGGGGTGTCGCACCTTCAATATGCCGATGACACCCTACTCCTTTTTGAGCCGGACACTCATAGCATAGCAACGGTTAAGGCCATCTTGTTATGTTTTGAACTAATGTCCGGActaaaaattaacttccacaagtgTGAAGTGGTGTCCATAGGGATGGGCGCGGCCGAAAGCGAACGGGTGGCCAACTTGCTAAATTGCAAGCTTGGAAAGTTCCCATTCACCTACCTTGGCCTACCGATCGCAGAGAAGAAATGCTCGATTGCCGATTGGGAACCTCTCAACACTAAGGTGGCGGGCCGGGTATGTCCATGGAGAGGTCGATTTATGTCATCAGGGGCACGACTAATCCTTACTAACTCAAGCCTCTCGTCCCTACCCATGTTCGCCATGGGTATGTTCTTGTTGGCGGAGGGCGTCCATAAGAAAATGGACACTCCCCGGGCACGTTTCTTTTGGGAAGGTGCGGGCCCTAAACGGAAGTACCACATGGTTAAGTGGCAAGCCGTTTGTCGACCTAAAACCCAGGGGGGTCTCGGGGTCATCAACTCTAAGCTGATGAACATAGCACTTATGTGCAAGTGGATCTGGAAGCTGTCCCAGGGAGGGACCGGCCTCTGGATTGACCTCCTTCGTGCCAAGTACTTCCCTCATGGGAATTTCTTTGAGGCATCTCCTCACGGGTCACCTTTCTGGACCTCCATCCAATACCTCAAACCGTACTTCGCCAGGGGAGCGAGGTTTACGGTCCACAATGGCCGCTCCACCCGGTTTTGGCACGACGTGTGGATTGGCCAGCAACCCCCTTGGTCGGAGTTCCCCCACCTCTACGCCATCGCGGTTGATCCCAATCAACTGGTGGCGTCGGCCCTCAGTGCCTCCCCGCCCCCCATATTCTTCAGAAGGGAGCTTGTGGGACCGGAGCAGGCCGAGTGGGATCACGTGCGGGCTTTGACTGCGACCGTTCGCTTATCGGACTCCGCTGATGAGGTCTCTTGGAGACTCTCGGGCTCTGGCAAGTTCACTGTCAAGTCAATGTACAGGAAGCTGTGTCGCGGGCATGCCCCTATGGCAGCCACGGGGCTTTGGAAGGCGTGAATCCCGCTAAAAATTAAGGTCTTTCTTTGGCAATTATGTCAGGATCGCCTTCCTACCTCTATTAATATAGC
It contains:
- the LOC119342166 gene encoding uncharacterized protein LOC119342166, which gives rise to MQSADEPVSGPAVSSTAATRPREAAAEDGSKSPVSPSMEDERQIPVDPVSLRHLGMVADPDSPLSAPSVLTEVVAQSSPLLPPLRRPTFVGASLPCSATSSPVHSATAKRDEPAAPSLDTVMALHSLARQHSAALASYAASPSAAPTTLSRSASRAEGRSMAPHDDEVPNVEAADEAEQSFTCGVLCMFIPGFAKKKPGSPSAAAVVSSIQRQHSGARRRSSVSRMAELERFECGSWSPPPPPHPVRVVPAHVDMDFAMEVPKISCADDADLPVKMAFVFEGEARGVLKKSASESRRQEPATPTKTACVFDGEPRGILKKSASASQRQDSAPRTSSASQRHVRFSTAAAPPASCPTSPCITPRLAMARAEFNAFLEAQSA